A single Candidatus Tanganyikabacteria bacterium DNA region contains:
- the sufC gene encoding Fe-S cluster assembly ATPase SufC has protein sequence MLSIRDLHARIKESPVAQRGDRAAAAPETREILKGIDLEIHAGEVHAIMGPNGSGKSTLANVLAGREYVTVTDGTVAFDGRDLLAMAPEERAREGVFLAMQYPVEIPGVGNVYFLKAAVNAVRKHRGLEELDAMDFLTLSREKAGLLEMDPELLKRSVNEGFSGGEKKRNEIFQMAMLEPRLCILDEIDSGLDIDALKAVSAGVNALRSPDRAFLVVTHYQRLLDYIVPDRIHVLYDGRIVKSGGKELALELEEKGYGFIESEVLAR, from the coding sequence ATGCTTTCGATCAGAGATTTGCACGCCCGGATCAAGGAGTCGCCGGTTGCGCAGCGCGGCGACCGCGCTGCGGCGGCGCCGGAAACCCGGGAGATCCTCAAGGGTATCGACCTCGAGATCCATGCCGGCGAGGTCCACGCCATCATGGGCCCCAACGGCTCGGGCAAGAGCACCCTGGCCAACGTCCTGGCCGGCCGCGAGTACGTGACCGTCACCGACGGCACCGTGGCCTTCGACGGCCGGGACCTGCTCGCCATGGCGCCCGAAGAACGGGCTCGCGAGGGGGTCTTCCTGGCCATGCAGTACCCGGTCGAGATCCCGGGGGTCGGCAACGTCTACTTCCTCAAGGCCGCGGTCAACGCGGTGCGCAAGCACCGGGGCCTGGAAGAACTCGACGCCATGGACTTCCTCACCCTGTCCCGGGAGAAGGCCGGGCTCCTCGAAATGGACCCCGAGTTGCTCAAGCGTTCGGTCAATGAAGGCTTCTCGGGCGGCGAGAAGAAGCGCAACGAGATCTTCCAGATGGCCATGCTCGAACCCCGGCTCTGCATCCTCGACGAGATAGATTCGGGCCTCGACATCGACGCCCTCAAGGCCGTCTCGGCCGGCGTCAACGCCTTGCGCTCGCCCGACCGGGCCTTCCTGGTGGTGACCCACTACCAGCGCCTGCTCGACTACATCGTGCCCGACCGCATCCACGTGCTCTACGACGGGCGCATCGTGAAGTCCGGCGGTAAGGAACTGGCGCTGGAACTCGAAGAGAAGGGCTACGGCTTCATCGAATCCGAGGTCCTGGCCAGGTGA